The following proteins are encoded in a genomic region of Nitrospirota bacterium:
- a CDS encoding DUF1828 domain-containing protein, whose product MNRLECEQLVESYVEWIKKGLSVAQLQDACELTTPFLDRHNDHLQIYAQKKDGKILITDDGYILADLETSGMDLLTPKRRAVLETMLKGYGVRMEEDRLIVDATPRNLGQRIHSLVQAMLSINDMFVMAQPRVSGFFWEDVRGFLDENRIRYSPRVKISGRSGFDQAIDFLIPKSQSRPERLIQAINTPSKNTIGFYLFSLSDTREARVDASEAYAFLNDQDRKVGGEIMDALQVYEVKPVIWSGRQQAVHALAE is encoded by the coding sequence ATGAACCGTCTGGAATGTGAACAATTGGTGGAGTCATACGTCGAGTGGATCAAGAAAGGACTCTCGGTCGCCCAACTTCAAGACGCCTGCGAATTGACCACACCGTTCCTGGACAGACACAATGACCACCTGCAAATCTACGCCCAGAAGAAGGATGGCAAGATTCTGATCACCGACGACGGATATATCCTTGCGGACTTGGAAACGAGCGGGATGGACCTGCTTACTCCGAAGCGACGAGCCGTCCTCGAGACGATGTTGAAGGGATACGGCGTCAGGATGGAGGAGGATCGTTTGATCGTGGATGCCACACCCCGCAATCTTGGGCAACGCATTCATTCGCTGGTTCAAGCGATGCTTTCAATCAATGACATGTTTGTGATGGCCCAGCCTCGGGTCTCCGGTTTTTTCTGGGAGGACGTAAGAGGCTTTCTGGATGAGAACAGGATCCGATATAGCCCTCGCGTAAAAATATCTGGCAGAAGCGGATTCGATCAGGCAATCGATTTTCTAATCCCAAAATCCCAGAGCCGGCCTGAACGACTGATACAAGCGATCAACACGCCAAGCAAGAACACTATCGGTTTCTATCTCTTTTCCCTCTCGGACACTCGTGAGGCAAGGGTGGACGCTTCCGAAGCGTATGCATTTCTGAATGATCAAGATCGCAAGGTGGGTGGCGAGATCATGGATGCACTGCAAGTCTATGAGGTGAAACCCGTGATTTGGAGTGGACGCCAGCAGGCTGTTCATGCATTGGCCGAATAG
- a CDS encoding helix-turn-helix domain-containing protein, which yields MSKTIDPPTRAKVLEMAEQGWSYKAIAAAVDLHRNSVARLLRREAEPVAEGSNGSTLNNPPGIQSKQPTAPIPTNGSTKPAAVHPPSATTLAKPTSPVPATPNQSERDRMSRAFISLDKEYNPKALVKEIGMTPAEAEKVVLDWCRMTGVSDALNALEILRQEGLAPSEVADLLLGAREVANALSESTANVLAFPFWYKEDRKKLQAQLAHLEIQKALRSGELDEMINAIVDFHAKIESIKQEIRILQNQRDVYRQMLADEKRKVDEVMELAKQIQDAAWLKESLEKEIEQLRREK from the coding sequence ATGTCGAAGACGATTGATCCCCCCACACGCGCCAAGGTGTTGGAGATGGCCGAACAAGGCTGGAGCTACAAGGCTATCGCGGCGGCTGTTGATCTCCACCGCAATAGCGTTGCGCGTCTGCTGCGACGGGAAGCAGAACCTGTCGCGGAGGGCTCCAATGGGTCCACCCTCAACAATCCGCCAGGCATCCAGTCCAAACAGCCTACCGCTCCCATTCCAACCAACGGCTCCACGAAGCCTGCTGCCGTCCACCCGCCGTCGGCAACCACGCTGGCAAAGCCGACCTCTCCTGTTCCCGCGACCCCGAACCAGTCGGAGAGGGATCGAATGTCTCGCGCTTTCATTTCGCTCGATAAGGAATACAACCCGAAAGCCTTGGTGAAGGAGATTGGAATGACCCCGGCCGAGGCGGAGAAGGTGGTGCTGGACTGGTGTAGAATGACCGGAGTTTCCGACGCACTGAATGCCTTGGAGATTCTCCGACAGGAGGGATTGGCGCCCTCCGAGGTGGCCGATCTACTTCTCGGGGCCCGGGAAGTGGCGAATGCCCTCAGCGAAAGCACCGCGAACGTTCTGGCGTTCCCGTTCTGGTACAAGGAGGACCGGAAAAAGTTGCAGGCTCAGTTGGCGCATCTCGAAATCCAGAAAGCCTTACGCTCTGGAGAACTCGATGAGATGATCAATGCCATTGTTGACTTCCATGCGAAGATCGAATCGATCAAGCAAGAAATTAGGATCCTCCAGAACCAGCGAGATGTGTACCGGCAGATGCTGGCTGACGAGAAACGGAAGGTGGATGAAGTCATGGAACTCGCGAAGCAGATTCAAGATGCGGCTTGGCTCAAAGAATCTCTCGAAAAAGAAATCGAGCAGCTCAGAAGGGAAAAGTAG
- a CDS encoding ATP-binding protein gives MEPWYKVATPRREVREGRSFNPDEFAIALEQVVAGNAPEDYQDPTKFFARTCFTRALREYSGLVLRRLQGKTESTAPVLTLVTQFGGGKTHTLTTLYHIAKNGKALHKNKDTSDLLSHAELPIVENVRVAVFVGNAWDPREGRENPWIDIARQLAGEKGVAELGQAAKTTPPGTEALHRVFQAANGPILILMDEVLNFFNRHRPLVEPTYAFFDNLNRAMTGTTHGAMVISLPRSQVEMTDWDTQWQERITKVVRRVAKELIANDETEISEVVRRRLFEDLGSEKARKNVAKTFADWCFERRAQLPPEWTAVDTSATDAKSREFLQKRFEDCYPFHPATLSVFQRKWQALQQYQQTRGTLAMFAQWISIAAQESFKKARTEPLITLGSAPLEVPEFRSVVLGQIGEARLATAIDSDLAGAHSHAKALDADTKGPLRDIHRRVGAAILFESSGGHAQKVAHLPELRFALGEPSIDTTSVDSAAFAMEASGYYVRKVGTDGFQIHHQATLKKVVSDRRASLDQESEVKPTMRDLVRGEFRRGAGIPVIDFPNDGAEIQDSPKLTIITMDPELEWIGKGSLRVQVAEWTKQRGKSPRLYPGSLVWCFKKPGRELRDDVENWLAWKRVAQELANGTLGSDFDKSDRSEVQARVKIAEDTAREEVWGGYRYVVLSDPAEKDGLKVIDLGAGHASASETLCGRVIAALKSQALLNESVGAGYLDRHWPPALKKTGGWPLASLRQSFLNGALTRLVDPDLVLRAKVVEFVGRAEFGLASGQKKDGSFERIWFEEMLPVDEVNFDEGVFLLTRAKAKELKGGGIVVTSTPTGPTALTTPPPTVGPTPHPPVEPVAGTRTIRLVGDIPPELWNRLGTKILPKLRSGDNLKVGVEFTVTVKSGVAPSLESDLRQILADLGLTNRIRIE, from the coding sequence ATGGAACCCTGGTACAAGGTAGCCACGCCTCGTAGGGAGGTACGGGAGGGACGGTCGTTCAACCCGGACGAATTCGCCATCGCGCTGGAGCAGGTGGTGGCGGGAAATGCGCCAGAGGACTACCAAGACCCGACAAAGTTCTTCGCCCGAACGTGTTTCACGCGCGCCCTGCGGGAATACTCCGGGTTGGTCTTGCGACGGCTCCAAGGCAAGACGGAAAGCACGGCGCCTGTCCTCACGTTGGTCACGCAGTTCGGCGGCGGGAAAACTCACACGTTGACAACCCTTTACCACATCGCCAAGAACGGCAAGGCACTCCACAAGAACAAGGATACTTCCGACCTTCTATCCCATGCCGAGCTACCCATCGTCGAGAACGTCCGGGTCGCCGTCTTCGTCGGCAACGCCTGGGACCCGCGCGAAGGCCGAGAAAATCCATGGATCGACATTGCGCGCCAGCTTGCGGGCGAGAAGGGAGTTGCCGAACTGGGCCAGGCGGCCAAGACCACCCCGCCGGGCACGGAGGCTCTGCATCGCGTCTTTCAGGCCGCAAACGGTCCTATTCTGATCCTGATGGACGAGGTGTTGAATTTCTTCAATCGTCATCGGCCGCTGGTGGAGCCAACTTACGCGTTTTTCGACAATCTGAACCGGGCCATGACCGGTACGACCCACGGCGCCATGGTGATCAGCCTGCCCCGCAGCCAGGTGGAAATGACGGACTGGGATACGCAGTGGCAGGAGCGGATCACCAAGGTCGTGAGGCGAGTGGCCAAGGAGCTCATCGCGAACGACGAGACGGAAATCAGCGAAGTCGTCCGCAGGAGGCTTTTCGAGGACCTCGGCAGCGAGAAGGCCCGAAAGAACGTGGCCAAGACGTTTGCCGACTGGTGTTTTGAGAGGCGAGCCCAACTTCCACCCGAATGGACGGCAGTGGATACGAGCGCGACGGACGCCAAATCGCGCGAGTTTCTTCAGAAGAGGTTCGAGGACTGCTACCCCTTCCATCCCGCCACCCTCTCGGTTTTCCAGCGCAAATGGCAAGCCCTTCAGCAGTATCAGCAAACCCGAGGCACCCTGGCCATGTTCGCCCAATGGATCTCCATCGCTGCCCAAGAGAGCTTCAAGAAGGCCCGGACGGAACCGCTCATCACGCTAGGCTCCGCGCCCCTTGAGGTTCCTGAGTTCCGGAGCGTGGTGCTGGGGCAGATCGGAGAGGCCCGGCTCGCCACGGCCATCGATTCCGACCTGGCTGGAGCTCATTCGCATGCCAAGGCCCTCGATGCGGATACAAAGGGCCCTCTCCGGGACATACACAGGCGAGTCGGCGCAGCGATCCTGTTCGAGTCTTCCGGTGGGCATGCGCAGAAGGTGGCCCACCTTCCCGAGCTCCGCTTTGCGCTAGGGGAACCCAGTATCGATACAACCTCCGTCGATAGCGCCGCCTTCGCCATGGAAGCCAGTGGCTACTACGTCCGGAAGGTCGGAACCGACGGCTTCCAGATCCACCACCAAGCAACCCTCAAGAAAGTGGTGAGCGATCGGCGAGCGTCGCTGGACCAGGAATCAGAGGTCAAACCCACGATGAGGGATCTCGTGCGCGGGGAATTCAGGAGGGGCGCCGGCATCCCCGTTATCGATTTCCCCAACGATGGGGCGGAGATTCAGGATTCGCCGAAGCTCACAATCATTACAATGGATCCTGAACTGGAATGGATTGGGAAGGGGTCCTTACGGGTGCAGGTGGCCGAGTGGACAAAGCAGCGGGGGAAGTCGCCTCGGCTTTATCCCGGGTCGCTCGTGTGGTGTTTCAAGAAACCCGGCCGGGAGCTGAGAGACGATGTAGAGAATTGGCTTGCGTGGAAGCGAGTTGCACAGGAGCTGGCGAACGGAACCCTTGGGAGCGACTTTGATAAGTCTGATCGCTCGGAGGTGCAAGCGAGAGTGAAGATTGCCGAGGATACCGCCCGGGAGGAGGTCTGGGGCGGGTATCGGTACGTGGTGCTCTCCGATCCCGCCGAGAAGGACGGCCTCAAGGTGATCGATTTGGGAGCCGGGCACGCCAGCGCGTCGGAAACGCTTTGCGGGCGGGTTATCGCGGCACTCAAGTCACAGGCACTCCTCAATGAATCGGTGGGCGCGGGCTACCTTGATCGGCACTGGCCTCCGGCGCTGAAGAAAACCGGAGGGTGGCCGCTCGCGAGCCTTCGGCAAAGCTTTCTGAACGGTGCCCTCACCCGCCTAGTGGACCCGGATCTGGTGCTAAGGGCCAAAGTTGTGGAATTCGTCGGCCGGGCAGAGTTCGGCTTGGCTTCCGGGCAGAAGAAGGACGGTTCGTTCGAGCGGATCTGGTTCGAGGAAATGCTGCCCGTGGATGAGGTCAATTTCGACGAAGGCGTTTTTCTCCTGACGAGAGCCAAGGCCAAGGAACTCAAGGGAGGCGGCATTGTAGTTACGTCAACGCCCACGGGTCCGACCGCCCTGACGACGCCACCACCAACGGTGGGCCCAACGCCTCATCCCCCGGTGGAGCCAGTAGCGGGCACCCGGACCATCCGGCTGGTCGGCGACATCCCTCCCGAACTCTGGAACCGACTGGGCACGAAGATTCTCCCGAAACTCCGCTCAGGCGACAACCTCAAGGTGGGCGTCGAATTCACCGTGACCGTCAAGTCCGGCGTTGCCCCTTCCCTGGAATCGGACCTCCGCCAAATCCTTGCCGACCTCGGCCTCACCAACCGCATTCGCATCGAGTAG